The Methanobrevibacter wolinii SH genomic interval GTATTTATTAGTTTCTGGATTACTGTTGTTTTCGGAACTATTGGCGGACAAGTTGTCGGTATTATTATTGTTCTTATTTTAATTTACTTAAACTACAAAATTGAAGTATTTGCAAGAAATAAATTCGGCCCATATGAAGAAGAATAAGGAGGTTTCATCATGGATTTAATTTTCTTAATTATATTAATTATTATTGCTGGAATCTGTATGGGTGCAGGTGTACACTTCATTCCTGTAGGTGGAGCTCCTGCTGCTATGGCTACTGCTACTGGTGTAGGTACTGGTACTGCAATGTTAGCTGCTGGTGCTGGTATGACCGGTCTTATTACTGCTGCTTCAATGGAAGGAGCTAGTTTAGTCATGATTATTATTGCAGGTGGAATTGGTGCAATGTTAATGATGGGTATTACCATGTTATTTGCAAACTACATTTATGTATATGGTGTAGGTGTTGTTCCTGTATCTGCAAAAACTCAAAAAGATCCTATTACTGGTTTTGATCAAGAAGCTTATAAAACTCCAGGTACTGAAGGTCACGGAGTTCCTACTGTTGCATATGTAAGTGGTATTATTGGATCACTTTTAGGTGGTGTAGGTGGAGGAATTGCATTTTATGCTATCCAAACCATCGCTTCAACCTCAAAAGTATTTGGTTCTAACACTTCTATTTGTATTGCATTAGCTGCAATTTGTGCAACTGGTTTATTCTTTATTAACTCTGTACTTGCTTCCTATAATATTGGAGGTACTATTGAAGGTATGATGGACCCTAAATTCAAAAGAATTGGTAGAGGTGCTGTCTGTAGTTTAATAGCTTCATTAGTAATTGCAATCGTTATTATATTACTTTGTGGAGGTATCTAAAATGGCTGATGAAGAACAAGCTGTAAGTTCAAAAAAATTATTATGCTTAGGTGTCATTGGTGGGTTAATACTCACTTGGTTAGGTACTGTTAATCCTACTATTGGACCTTTATTTGCATGTTTAGGTGGAGTATGTGCTATAGTTTGGGGATCAGATGCAGTTCGTAGAGTAGCTCAATATGGTCTCGGTACTGGTGTACCATCTATTGGATACATGTCTCTTGGTGCTGGTGTTATTGCTGCTTTAACTGGTTTAGCTCTTGTACCTATGGCAGGTAATATTATCTACTTAGGACCTGTTTTCGCATTAATTATCGGTTTAATTTTAGGTTGTATTATTGCTTTAATTGCAACTAAAATTATTGGTATGAAAATTCCTATTATGGTAGGTTGTACTACTGAACTTGTTGGTGCTGCTGCTTTATCTCTTGTTGCATTCTCTGTTGCTATTGCTGGTGGAAGTTTAGACTTATTAGTAATTTTAAAATCTGTTGTTGCAACTGGTTTTATTGCTTTACTTTTCATCTTAAACACAATGGCTATTCAACATCCATTTAACGCATGTTTAGGACCTAATGAAGATCAAGTAAGAACTTTAAAATGTGCTGTTTCATGTGCATTCTTATCTATGATTATTGTAGGTATTTGTACTATTCCTGCAGGTCACTT includes:
- the mtrC gene encoding tetrahydromethanopterin S-methyltransferase subunit MtrC, which translates into the protein MADEEQAVSSKKLLCLGVIGGLILTWLGTVNPTIGPLFACLGGVCAIVWGSDAVRRVAQYGLGTGVPSIGYMSLGAGVIAALTGLALVPMAGNIIYLGPVFALIIGLILGCIIALIATKIIGMKIPIMVGCTTELVGAAALSLVAFSVAIAGGSLDLLVILKSVVATGFIALLFILNTMAIQHPFNACLGPNEDQVRTLKCAVSCAFLSMIIVGICTIPAGHLAWLLVIIVGLIGWLISFRSFMKASYEAAASVKWSGLWPKVEL
- the mtrD gene encoding tetrahydromethanopterin S-methyltransferase subunit D — its product is MDLIFLIILIIIAGICMGAGVHFIPVGGAPAAMATATGVGTGTAMLAAGAGMTGLITAASMEGASLVMIIIAGGIGAMLMMGITMLFANYIYVYGVGVVPVSAKTQKDPITGFDQEAYKTPGTEGHGVPTVAYVSGIIGSLLGGVGGGIAFYAIQTIASTSKVFGSNTSICIALAAICATGLFFINSVLASYNIGGTIEGMMDPKFKRIGRGAVCSLIASLVIAIVIILLCGGI